A single Meleagris gallopavo isolate NT-WF06-2002-E0010 breed Aviagen turkey brand Nicholas breeding stock unplaced genomic scaffold, Turkey_5.1 ChrUn_random_7180001860754, whole genome shotgun sequence DNA region contains:
- the LOC109363688 gene encoding LOW QUALITY PROTEIN: collagen alpha-1(I) chain-like (The sequence of the model RefSeq protein was modified relative to this genomic sequence to represent the inferred CDS: inserted 1 base in 1 codon) — translation MRRPTRAHLRTPTALRAASTGAGGPQHPLPSPANTVLSISPPLSQGEPGAPGNKGDTGAKGEPRSPGSASPRGRSPRSPXGPPGPAGEEGKRGARGEPGPAGLPGPAGERGAPGSRGFPGADGIAGPKGPPGERGSPGAVGPKGSPGEAGRPGEPGLPGAKGLTGSPGSPGPDGKTGPPGPAGQDGRPASVPSPPTQGDPGPKGADGAPGKDGLRGLTGPIGPPGPAGAPGDKGEAGPXGPAGPTGARGAPGDRGEPGPPGPAGFAGPPGADGQPGAKGETGDAGAKGDAGPPGPAGPTGAPGPAGAVGAPGPKGARGSAGPPVSIWVLWGG, via the exons ATGCGCCGCCCCACCCGGGCTCATCTCCGCACCCCCACGGCGCTACGAGCTGCCAGCACCGGGGCTGGGGGGCCTCAGcaccccctcccctctcccGCCAACACGGTTCTAAGCATCTCCCCTCCTCTTTCCCAGGGTGAACCCGGCGCTCCAGGCAACAAAGGTGACACCGGAGCCAAAGGCGAACCC CGCAGCCCCGGCTCAGCGTCTCCTCGCGGCCGCTCACCCCGCTCTCCNNAAGGCCCCCCCGGCCCCGCCGGTGAGGAAGGCAAGAGAGGAGCTCGTGGAGAGCCCGGCCCTGCTGGGCTGCCCGGTCCTGCAGGAGAACGG GGCGCTCCCGGCAGCCGCGGTTTCCCCGGTGCTGACGGCATCGCCGGTCCcaag GGTCCCCCCGGAGAGCGCGGTTCCCCCGGTGCCGTCGGCCCCAAAGGATCTCCCGGTGAAGCCGGACGCCCCGGAGAACCCGGTCTCCCCGGCGCCAAG GGTCTGACTGGAAGCCCCGGCAGCCCCGGTCCCGACGGCAAAACCGGACCCCCG GGTCCCGCTGGTCAGGATGGCCGCCCCG CCTCTGTGCCTTCTCCCCCCACGCAGGGTGACCCCGGTCCCAAAGGTGCTGACGGCGCTCCTGGCAAAGATGGTCTCCGTGGTCTGACCGGCCCCATCGGCCCCCCCGGCCCCGCTGGTGCTCCCGGTGACAAG GGTGAAGCTGGCC CCGGCCCTGCTGGGCCCACTGGTGCCCGTGGTGCTCCT GGTGACCGTGGTGAGCCCGGCCCCCCCGGTCCTGCTGGATTTGCTGGCCCTCCT GGTGCCGATGGTCAGCCTGGTGCTAAAGGTGAAACTGGGGATGCTGGAGCCAAAGGTGACGCTGGTCCCCCTGGCCCTGCTGGCCCCACTGGTGCTCCCGGCCCTGCC GGTGCTGTTGGTGCTCCCGGTCCCAAAGGCGCTCGCGGAAGCGCTGGACCCCCTGTAAGTATATGGGTCTTGTGGGGGGGGTT